A genomic stretch from Kribbella jejuensis includes:
- a CDS encoding aminotransferase class V-fold PLP-dependent enzyme translates to MSIHDRYRLSVVINAKGTYTPLGVSRSSDGVAQAVAQALPEFFVMDELGDRASEAIAQVTGAQAGAVVHCTAAGVTLAVAATMTGGDPRRTSALPDATDMHNRVVLPACHVVDYGHSNLQGIRLAGAQVDLAGDEDGCTIADLEAELDGPDVACLMLVSSRLTRGEPIDLAAAIKAAHRRGVPAIVDGAAQFPRIADLLATGADLVLVSGQKYLGSPTAGLAAGTWSLVQALRAQENGIGRVMKPTKEAIVGVLAALEEWQAFDRVKWQADEHAKVDAFVAAVSRMPGVSVEAVPDPTGLQVSRVLLKVDDAKRVATELEAGTPPIYVMTDRMSEGELMLELIPLDADEIATVLARLWAVLDG, encoded by the coding sequence ATGAGCATCCACGATCGTTATCGATTGAGTGTGGTGATCAACGCCAAGGGGACTTACACGCCACTGGGGGTGTCGCGGAGTTCCGACGGAGTGGCGCAGGCCGTCGCACAGGCGCTGCCTGAGTTCTTCGTGATGGACGAGCTGGGCGATCGGGCCAGCGAAGCGATCGCGCAGGTCACCGGCGCGCAGGCGGGTGCCGTCGTGCACTGCACCGCGGCCGGGGTGACGCTCGCGGTCGCGGCCACGATGACGGGTGGCGATCCACGCCGTACCTCGGCGTTGCCGGACGCAACCGACATGCACAACCGCGTCGTACTGCCGGCCTGCCACGTGGTCGACTACGGGCACTCGAACCTGCAGGGCATCCGGCTCGCCGGTGCGCAGGTGGACCTGGCCGGCGACGAGGACGGCTGCACGATCGCCGACCTGGAGGCCGAGCTCGACGGGCCGGACGTGGCGTGCCTGATGCTGGTGTCGTCGCGGCTCACCCGCGGCGAGCCGATCGACCTGGCGGCGGCGATCAAGGCCGCGCACCGCCGCGGCGTACCGGCGATCGTCGACGGGGCGGCGCAGTTCCCGCGGATCGCGGACCTGCTCGCGACCGGCGCGGATCTGGTGCTGGTCAGCGGACAGAAGTACCTCGGTTCACCGACCGCCGGACTGGCCGCCGGGACGTGGTCGCTGGTCCAGGCGCTGAGAGCGCAGGAGAACGGCATCGGCCGGGTGATGAAGCCGACGAAGGAGGCGATCGTCGGCGTCCTCGCGGCGCTCGAGGAGTGGCAGGCGTTCGACCGGGTGAAGTGGCAGGCGGACGAGCACGCGAAGGTGGACGCGTTCGTGGCCGCGGTGTCCCGGATGCCGGGCGTCTCCGTCGAGGCGGTACCGGATCCGACCGGCCTGCAGGTGTCGCGGGTCCTGCTCAAGGTCGACGACGCCAAGCGTGTCGCCACCGAGCTCGAAGCCGGTACGCCGCCGATCTACGTGATGACGGACCGGATGTCCGAGGGCGAGCTGATGCTCGAGCTGATCCCTCTGGACGCCGACGAGATCGCCACCGTCCTGGCCCGGCTCTGGGCGGTGCTGGACGGCTGA